Proteins co-encoded in one Stutzerimonas stutzeri genomic window:
- a CDS encoding maltoporin: MNKTTRLGLAISMASLAMPFTAHALDFNGYVRSGIGESSASASQACFQLPGAPSKFRLGNECEQYAELGLRQDLLTLDDGSVVSLEGMAALYNQYDHTPKFTGDHGWARMVQAYAEWSKVPALNGGSLWAGRRFYKRNDIHISDFYYWNQSATGAGIEDMEIGGLKYSYAFSRKDNVFQKNYINRHDFNVGGFDSNPGGELEFGVSYIDAPDRDNANNGWAVTAQHKQVGFLGGSNTVALQYGEGPGTGLGYTGDVTLDSSDKSWRVVEYFDWQVTPRFGGQFQAVYQKDKRQDGGDQDWVSVGVRPSYALTNQFKLVAELGHDQIDAPEGTRKLTKFTVAPTWSPAGPEFWARPEIRLYYTYAQWNDAAQEAANLMAAGSALSDTGAFGGDRHGSNFGVQVEYWWD; the protein is encoded by the coding sequence ATGAATAAAACTACACGCCTGGGTTTGGCGATTTCGATGGCGAGCCTGGCTATGCCGTTTACGGCTCACGCATTGGATTTCAACGGCTACGTGCGCAGCGGGATCGGTGAATCCAGTGCTAGCGCTTCGCAAGCCTGCTTCCAGCTACCGGGAGCCCCGTCCAAGTTCCGCCTCGGTAACGAGTGCGAGCAATACGCCGAGCTTGGCCTGCGGCAGGATCTGCTGACGCTGGACGATGGTTCGGTGGTAAGCCTGGAGGGCATGGCGGCGCTGTACAACCAGTACGATCACACACCCAAGTTCACCGGTGATCACGGTTGGGCGCGGATGGTCCAGGCGTACGCCGAGTGGAGCAAGGTACCGGCGCTCAATGGTGGTTCGCTGTGGGCTGGGCGGCGCTTCTACAAGCGAAATGACATCCATATCTCCGACTTCTACTACTGGAACCAGAGTGCAACCGGTGCCGGTATCGAGGACATGGAGATTGGCGGGCTGAAATACAGCTACGCGTTTTCGCGCAAGGACAACGTCTTCCAGAAAAACTATATCAATCGCCACGATTTCAATGTCGGTGGCTTCGATAGCAATCCTGGCGGGGAGCTGGAATTCGGTGTCAGCTACATCGACGCACCGGATCGCGACAACGCCAACAATGGTTGGGCCGTTACCGCGCAGCACAAGCAGGTTGGCTTCCTGGGCGGCAGCAACACCGTTGCGCTCCAGTATGGCGAGGGGCCGGGGACTGGCCTTGGCTACACCGGCGACGTGACGCTGGACAGCAGCGACAAGAGCTGGCGAGTGGTCGAATACTTCGATTGGCAGGTCACGCCGCGCTTTGGCGGGCAGTTCCAGGCGGTGTATCAGAAGGACAAGCGCCAGGATGGCGGTGATCAGGACTGGGTTTCGGTGGGGGTTCGGCCGTCCTATGCCTTGACCAATCAATTCAAGTTGGTTGCCGAGCTGGGGCATGACCAGATCGATGCGCCGGAAGGAACGCGCAAACTGACGAAGTTCACCGTGGCCCCTACTTGGTCGCCAGCAGGTCCCGAGTTCTGGGCGCGCCCAGAGATCCGTCTGTACTACACCTACGCGCAATGGAACGACGCGGCGCAGGAGGCGGCCAATCTGATGGCAGCTGGCAGTGCGCTATCCGACACGGGGGCCTTCGGTGGCGACCGGCACGGGTCGAACTTCGGCGTTCAGGTCGAGTACTGGTGGGACTGA
- a CDS encoding DUF1289 domain-containing protein, translating into MGDKAKNPCISLCKLKDDICIGCGRSRDEMKAWKGMKNKERKAVNALAAERLQSMGKARKKKK; encoded by the coding sequence TTGGGCGATAAAGCGAAGAACCCCTGCATCAGTCTCTGCAAGCTCAAGGACGACATCTGCATCGGCTGCGGTCGCAGCCGGGATGAGATGAAGGCCTGGAAGGGGATGAAGAACAAGGAGCGCAAGGCGGTCAATGCGCTGGCCGCCGAGCGACTGCAGTCCATGGGCAAGGCGAGAAAGAAAAAGAAGTGA
- a CDS encoding MurR/RpiR family transcriptional regulator, whose protein sequence is MKNLLEQIKNRLDELNKAERKVAEVILRDPQQATRYSIAALAQEAKVSEPTVNRFCRSFGAAGYPVLKIQLAQSLASGAAYVSRAVEADDGPEAYTRKIFGSAIASLDSACQAIDPQVISHAVDLMIQARQIHFFGLGASASVALDAQHKFFRFNLPVTAHSDVLMQRMLASVAHTGDLFVIISYTGRTRELVEAAMMARDNGASVLGLTAADSPLAKVCTLSLDIPLPEDTDIYMPMTSRIIQLTVLDALAAGVTLRRGIDFQPHLRKIKESLMATRYPAEES, encoded by the coding sequence ATGAAAAATCTCTTGGAACAGATCAAAAATCGGCTCGATGAGCTGAACAAAGCGGAAAGAAAGGTCGCCGAAGTGATCCTGCGTGATCCGCAGCAGGCCACTCGCTACAGCATTGCCGCCCTGGCGCAGGAAGCGAAGGTCAGCGAACCGACCGTCAACCGGTTCTGCCGCTCATTCGGCGCGGCCGGTTATCCGGTGCTCAAGATCCAGCTGGCGCAAAGCCTGGCCAGTGGCGCGGCCTACGTCAGCCGTGCCGTCGAGGCGGATGACGGCCCCGAGGCCTACACTCGCAAGATCTTCGGTAGCGCCATCGCTTCGCTCGACAGCGCGTGCCAAGCCATCGATCCGCAGGTAATCAGCCATGCGGTGGACCTGATGATCCAAGCCCGTCAAATCCACTTCTTTGGTCTTGGCGCCTCGGCTTCGGTAGCGCTGGACGCGCAGCACAAGTTCTTTCGCTTCAACCTGCCGGTGACCGCCCACAGTGACGTACTCATGCAGCGGATGCTGGCATCGGTGGCTCATACGGGCGATCTGTTCGTGATCATTTCCTATACGGGCCGCACCCGTGAGCTGGTCGAAGCGGCCATGATGGCACGCGACAACGGAGCCTCCGTATTGGGCCTGACCGCGGCAGACTCGCCGCTGGCCAAGGTCTGTACGCTGAGCCTGGACATACCGCTACCGGAAGACACAGATATCTATATGCCGATGACCTCGCGGATCATCCAGCTCACCGTGCTCGACGCGCTGGCTGCTGGTGTAACGCTACGGCGCGGCATCGACTTCCAACCGCATCTGCGCAAGATCAAGGAAAGCCTGATGGCCACTCGTTACCCGGCTGAAGAAAGCTGA
- the zwf gene encoding glucose-6-phosphate dehydrogenase translates to MPAITVDATTFALFGALGDLALRKLFPALYQLDRAGLLHSDTCILALSRDKGEPSSHLERIDQALRRYIPAAQLDETVLARFEARLQYLTMDFRNAQDYLALAEQVSSDIPLIAYFATPASVYGSICEHLAAAGLAEQTRVVLEKPIGHDLESSRVVNDAVAQYFPESRIYRIDHYLGKETVQNLIALRFANSLFETQWNQHHISHVEITVAETVGIEGRWGYFDQAGQLRDMIQNHLLQLLCLIAMDPPSDLTADSIRDEKVKVLKALAPITPERLGKQVVRGQYVGGSVGGKAVPGYLEEENSNAESSTETFVALRADICNWRWSGVPFYLRTGKRMAEKVSQIVIHFKEPPFYIFAPEQRSLISNRLIIRLQPDEGISLQVMTKEQGLDKGMHLRSGPLQLNFSETYKSSRIPDAYERLLLEVMQGNQNLFVRKDEIEYAWKWCDQLIDGWSRLGDAPKPYPAGSWGPVASIALITRDGRSWYGDL, encoded by the coding sequence ATGCCTGCTATTACTGTTGACGCGACCACCTTTGCTTTGTTCGGCGCCCTGGGCGATCTGGCGCTGCGCAAATTGTTTCCTGCACTGTACCAGCTGGACCGGGCGGGACTCCTCCATAGCGACACGTGCATCTTGGCCTTGTCGCGGGATAAAGGAGAGCCCTCGTCTCATCTGGAGCGGATCGATCAGGCCTTGCGCCGATACATACCGGCCGCGCAGCTGGACGAGACGGTACTGGCACGGTTCGAGGCAAGGCTGCAGTACCTCACCATGGACTTTCGCAACGCGCAGGACTACCTGGCGTTGGCCGAGCAGGTTTCGTCCGACATCCCATTGATCGCCTATTTTGCCACGCCGGCGTCGGTTTACGGCTCGATCTGCGAGCACCTCGCCGCCGCCGGATTGGCCGAGCAAACCCGGGTGGTGCTCGAGAAGCCCATCGGGCACGACCTCGAGTCTTCGCGGGTGGTTAACGACGCCGTCGCGCAGTATTTCCCTGAGAGCCGGATCTACCGCATCGATCATTACCTGGGCAAGGAGACGGTGCAGAACCTGATCGCGCTGCGCTTCGCCAACAGCCTGTTCGAGACGCAATGGAACCAGCACCACATCTCCCACGTCGAGATCACCGTGGCTGAAACCGTGGGCATCGAAGGGCGCTGGGGGTATTTCGATCAGGCCGGGCAACTGCGCGACATGATCCAGAACCATCTGTTGCAGCTGTTGTGCCTGATTGCGATGGACCCGCCCAGCGACCTCACCGCCGATAGCATTCGCGATGAAAAGGTCAAGGTGCTCAAAGCGCTGGCTCCAATCACTCCGGAGCGCCTCGGCAAGCAGGTGGTCCGCGGCCAATACGTGGGTGGTTCGGTGGGCGGCAAGGCCGTTCCGGGCTATCTCGAGGAAGAGAACTCCAACGCCGAGAGCAGCACCGAGACCTTCGTCGCGCTGCGCGCCGATATTTGCAACTGGCGCTGGTCCGGCGTGCCGTTCTACCTGCGTACCGGCAAGCGCATGGCCGAAAAGGTTTCGCAGATCGTCATCCATTTCAAAGAGCCACCGTTCTACATCTTTGCGCCCGAGCAGCGTTCGCTGATCAGCAACCGGCTGATCATCCGCTTGCAGCCGGACGAGGGCATTTCCTTGCAGGTGATGACCAAGGAGCAGGGCCTCGATAAAGGCATGCACCTTCGCAGTGGCCCGCTGCAGCTGAATTTTTCCGAAACCTACAAGAGCTCGCGGATTCCTGATGCCTACGAGCGCCTCCTGCTCGAGGTGATGCAGGGCAATCAAAATCTGTTCGTGCGCAAGGATGAAATCGAATACGCCTGGAAGTGGTGCGATCAGTTGATCGATGGCTGGTCGCGCCTGGGTGACGCACCTAAACCCTACCCAGCAGGTTCGTGGGGGCCGGTGGCCTCCATCGCCCTGATCACCCGTGACGGGAGGTCCTGGTATGGCGATCTCTGA
- the pgl gene encoding 6-phosphogluconolactonase has product MAISEIGLPSELATRSLADPDQLARTLADRVAEALGHAVDSKGRASLVVSGGRSPIAFFEALSTRELDWSRVQVSLADERWVAVEDADSNEGLVRRHLLQNAAGQAELLGLYQPADTLERAAERASQRLESLSRPIDVLVLGMGNDGHTASLFPNSPLLARGLDSNEPAACLPMLAPSSPTQRISMTYPLLASARVQCLAIQGQAKLDTLRQAMQLEALQMPIRAFLHSPLEIYWCP; this is encoded by the coding sequence ATGGCGATCTCTGAAATCGGGCTGCCATCGGAGCTGGCCACGCGCAGTCTCGCTGATCCCGATCAGCTGGCTCGCACGTTGGCTGATCGGGTTGCCGAAGCGCTCGGTCACGCCGTCGACAGCAAGGGTCGCGCAAGTCTGGTGGTGTCCGGTGGTCGCAGCCCGATCGCCTTTTTCGAGGCGCTATCGACGCGTGAACTCGACTGGTCGAGGGTGCAGGTCAGTCTTGCTGACGAACGCTGGGTCGCGGTGGAGGATGCGGACAGCAACGAGGGGCTGGTGCGCCGCCATCTGTTGCAGAACGCCGCGGGCCAGGCCGAGCTGCTTGGACTCTACCAGCCAGCCGATACGCTTGAGCGCGCCGCCGAACGCGCAAGCCAACGGTTGGAAAGCCTCAGCCGCCCAATCGATGTGCTGGTATTGGGCATGGGCAACGATGGCCATACCGCTTCGCTGTTCCCGAACAGCCCGTTGTTGGCGCGCGGCCTCGACAGCAACGAGCCTGCGGCCTGCCTGCCGATGCTGGCGCCGTCCTCGCCGACGCAACGCATCAGTATGACCTATCCATTGCTGGCCTCTGCCAGGGTGCAATGCCTCGCCATCCAAGGTCAGGCCAAGCTGGACACCCTGCGTCAAGCCATGCAGCTCGAAGCCTTGCAGATGCCTATCCGTGCATTCCTGCATTCCCCACTAGAGATCTATTGGTGCCCGTGA
- a CDS encoding bifunctional 4-hydroxy-2-oxoglutarate aldolase/2-dehydro-3-deoxy-phosphogluconate aldolase: MNMDQKNALIEKICTEARILPVITIGSEEQILPLADALAAGGLTALEITLRSAHGLTAIRRLRQERPELLIGAGTVLDKRMMDEVEAAGAQFIVSPGCTDELLQAGVNSAVPLLAGISNASDIMRGYALGYRRFKLFPAEVCGGVAAIKALGGPFADVRFCPTGGVNASNAPQYLALPNVMCVGGTWMIDGAALKNGDWNSIQQATAEALAALDKR, encoded by the coding sequence ATGAACATGGACCAGAAAAACGCTCTGATCGAAAAGATCTGTACCGAAGCTCGTATCCTTCCCGTCATCACCATCGGCAGCGAGGAGCAGATTCTGCCCTTGGCCGATGCGCTTGCCGCAGGCGGGCTGACGGCGCTCGAGATCACCTTGCGCTCGGCGCACGGCCTCACCGCAATCCGCCGCTTGCGTCAGGAGCGCCCTGAGCTTCTGATCGGCGCCGGTACGGTGCTCGACAAACGCATGATGGACGAAGTCGAGGCGGCGGGCGCGCAGTTCATCGTCTCGCCGGGTTGCACCGATGAGCTGCTACAAGCCGGGGTCAACAGCGCTGTGCCGTTGTTGGCGGGTATCAGCAACGCGTCCGACATCATGCGTGGCTACGCGCTCGGCTATCGCCGATTCAAGCTGTTCCCTGCCGAGGTGTGCGGCGGCGTAGCCGCGATCAAGGCGCTCGGAGGCCCCTTCGCTGATGTGCGTTTCTGCCCGACTGGCGGCGTCAACGCGAGCAATGCTCCGCAGTATCTGGCGCTTCCCAATGTCATGTGCGTGGGCGGTACGTGGATGATCGACGGTGCGGCGCTCAAGAACGGCGACTGGAACAGCATTCAGCAAGCCACGGCCGAGGCGCTCGCGGCGCTGGACAAGCGCTGA
- the rluB gene encoding 23S rRNA pseudouridine(2605) synthase RluB, with protein sequence MTEHEETTPHIAHGEKLQKVLARLGLASRRDVENWIAAGRVKVNGAVATLGQRVDSHDAIAVDGRLLKREEATEVVRRVLIYNKPDGEICTRDDPEGRPTVFDRLPRPKEGRWINIGRLDINTTGLLLFTTDGELANRLMHPSYEMDREYAVRVRGEVDDEMIERLKTGVMLEDGPARFTDIQQAPGGEGFNHWYHCVVMEGRNREVRRLWESQGLVVSRLKRVRFGPVFMTSDLPMGRWREMSQSEVDILSEEVGLKPVALPGMKSKTKEKLDRMQRKVAKPVGRGERRPRVLRAAHEADVAHDGDKGRRSRENPPSRKPRDADEQRGKPGRGTPVAERPSAVGRNRGKPSPAKRGGPAGAEGQRPGFSRGDRSKRP encoded by the coding sequence ATGACCGAGCACGAAGAAACAACCCCCCATATCGCTCACGGCGAGAAACTGCAGAAGGTCCTGGCCCGTCTTGGCCTGGCCTCGCGTCGTGACGTGGAAAATTGGATCGCGGCCGGACGGGTCAAGGTCAATGGCGCCGTAGCCACCCTCGGTCAACGCGTCGACTCGCATGATGCGATTGCCGTCGACGGGCGGCTGCTCAAGCGTGAAGAAGCCACCGAAGTGGTCCGTCGCGTTCTGATCTACAACAAACCAGATGGCGAGATTTGCACCCGGGACGATCCCGAGGGTCGTCCGACCGTGTTCGACCGTTTGCCGCGTCCTAAAGAAGGGCGCTGGATCAATATTGGTCGTCTCGATATCAACACCACTGGTCTGCTGCTGTTCACCACCGATGGTGAGCTGGCCAACCGCCTGATGCATCCCTCTTACGAGATGGACCGCGAATACGCGGTTCGGGTAAGGGGAGAGGTTGACGACGAGATGATCGAGCGCCTGAAGACAGGTGTCATGCTCGAAGACGGGCCGGCGCGGTTTACCGACATTCAGCAAGCGCCTGGTGGCGAGGGCTTCAACCATTGGTACCACTGCGTGGTGATGGAAGGTCGCAACCGTGAGGTGCGTCGGCTGTGGGAATCGCAGGGGCTCGTGGTCAGCCGTCTGAAGCGTGTCCGATTCGGTCCCGTGTTCATGACCTCCGATTTGCCGATGGGCCGCTGGCGCGAGATGTCCCAGAGCGAGGTCGACATTCTCAGTGAGGAGGTTGGCCTCAAGCCGGTGGCGCTGCCTGGCATGAAGTCGAAAACCAAGGAAAAGCTCGATCGCATGCAGCGCAAGGTTGCCAAACCTGTCGGGCGCGGCGAGCGTCGTCCGAGGGTACTGCGCGCTGCGCATGAGGCGGATGTAGCACATGATGGCGACAAGGGGCGCCGTTCCCGCGAGAACCCGCCGTCACGCAAGCCGCGGGATGCTGATGAGCAACGCGGCAAGCCGGGGCGCGGTACGCCTGTTGCCGAGCGACCGAGCGCGGTTGGTCGTAATCGCGGCAAACCTTCTCCGGCCAAGCGTGGAGGGCCGGCTGGTGCGGAGGGGCAGCGTCCTGGATTCAGCCGGGGTGACCGATCCAAGCGGCCGTAA
- a CDS encoding GGDEF domain-containing protein, with the protein MLPDKQNSATVYIGAARARRLDIGTGGAAPTRPLDLFERVRSLSSRLQTSLEIDRLLLFFLEDACDLLPLHALSYRHSGTDLDVQIGEAEGYEVHFTLAQQAERLGELHLFSHARLSELALVQVEELLACLLFPLRNALLYRRAVQASLKDSLTGAGNRVALEQSLTRETELAWRHGQLLSVVMLDMDHFKRLNDTYGHQAGDAALKATALLLKEQLRNIDMVFRFGGEEFALVLSNTGHEAAAVVAERIRAAIQNLCFLVGERTVHLSASLGYATYKPGETPDELLQRADQALYQAKHDGRNRVCAAPV; encoded by the coding sequence ATGCTGCCAGATAAACAGAACAGTGCCACCGTCTATATCGGAGCCGCTCGCGCGCGGCGCTTGGACATCGGTACAGGTGGCGCCGCACCGACACGACCGCTCGATCTTTTCGAACGGGTGCGCAGCTTGTCGTCACGTCTTCAGACCAGCCTGGAAATCGACCGACTGCTGTTGTTCTTTCTCGAGGACGCCTGCGACCTGCTTCCACTGCACGCGCTATCGTATCGGCATTCCGGGACCGACCTGGATGTGCAAATCGGGGAAGCCGAGGGCTACGAGGTACACTTCACGCTGGCTCAGCAAGCGGAGCGCCTCGGCGAGCTCCACCTATTCAGCCATGCACGACTGTCCGAGCTAGCGCTTGTGCAAGTCGAAGAGCTGCTGGCTTGCTTGCTGTTTCCGTTACGCAACGCTTTGCTGTACCGACGAGCTGTTCAAGCATCGCTGAAGGACTCGCTCACCGGAGCAGGCAATCGTGTTGCGCTGGAGCAGAGCCTGACTCGCGAGACAGAACTTGCCTGGCGTCACGGCCAGCTCCTGTCAGTGGTCATGCTGGACATGGATCACTTCAAACGCCTCAACGACACTTATGGACACCAGGCGGGCGACGCTGCGCTGAAAGCGACTGCCCTGCTGCTCAAAGAACAGCTGCGCAATATCGACATGGTGTTCCGGTTCGGCGGTGAGGAGTTCGCGCTGGTGCTATCCAATACCGGGCACGAGGCGGCAGCCGTTGTCGCTGAACGCATCAGAGCGGCCATCCAGAATCTGTGCTTCCTGGTTGGCGAGCGGACCGTTCACCTGTCGGCCAGCCTCGGCTACGCCACTTACAAGCCAGGCGAAACGCCGGATGAACTCCTGCAACGGGCGGATCAGGCGCTTTACCAAGCCAAGCATGACGGTCGAAACCGGGTGTGCGCCGCGCCAGTGTGA
- a CDS encoding YciK family oxidoreductase → MFEYSARPDLLKGRIIMVTGAGRGIGEAAAKAYAAHGATVLLLGKNEENLNRVYDDIEAAGGPQPVVIPLNLETALPHQYDELAATVEGAFGKLDGLLHNAGIVGPRTPIEQLSGDNFMRVMQVNVNATFMLTSTLLPLLKLSDDASVVFTSSSVGRKGRAYWGGYAVSKFAIEGLMQVLADELDGTNPVRSNSVNPGATRTDMRAKAYPGENPAVNPLPAEIMPVYLYLMGPDSAGVNGQAFNAQ, encoded by the coding sequence ATGTTCGAGTACTCAGCCCGCCCCGACCTCCTAAAAGGTCGGATCATCATGGTCACTGGCGCAGGCCGCGGAATTGGGGAAGCCGCGGCCAAGGCTTACGCCGCACACGGCGCGACCGTGCTGCTGCTGGGCAAGAACGAGGAGAATCTCAACCGCGTATACGACGACATCGAAGCCGCTGGCGGTCCGCAACCCGTGGTCATTCCGCTCAATCTCGAGACGGCACTGCCCCACCAATACGACGAACTGGCAGCCACCGTCGAAGGTGCATTCGGCAAGCTGGACGGCCTTTTGCACAACGCAGGCATCGTCGGTCCGCGCACGCCGATAGAGCAGCTGTCAGGCGACAACTTCATGCGCGTGATGCAGGTGAACGTCAACGCCACCTTCATGCTGACCAGCACACTGCTTCCCCTGCTCAAACTATCCGACGACGCCTCGGTCGTCTTCACCTCGAGCAGCGTCGGCAGGAAGGGCCGCGCCTATTGGGGCGGTTACGCGGTATCGAAGTTCGCGATCGAGGGTTTGATGCAAGTACTGGCCGATGAGCTGGACGGGACCAACCCAGTACGTAGTAACAGTGTCAACCCCGGCGCGACCCGCACAGACATGCGCGCAAAGGCATATCCCGGAGAAAACCCTGCCGTCAATCCGCTACCCGCAGAGATCATGCCGGTCTACTTGTATCTGATGGGCCCAGACAGTGCCGGAGTCAACGGCCAGGCCTTCAACGCTCAGTGA
- the mupP gene encoding N-acetylmuramic acid 6-phosphate phosphatase MupP, whose product MRLRAVFFDMDGTLLDTAPDFIAVAQAMRVARGLDRVADQQIRDVVSGGARAMVLSAFDVDPLSDEFESLRLEFLERYQAHCAVESRLYDGMSELLDEIEKANLIWGVVTNKPVRYAEPIMQQLGLASRSAVLVCPDHVSKSKPDPEPMLLACSQLDLDPATVLFVGDDLRDIESGRAAGSRTAAVRYGYIHPEDDPDTWGADVVVDHPLELRSLLNRAAWTR is encoded by the coding sequence ATGCGTCTGCGCGCCGTGTTTTTCGACATGGACGGTACCTTGCTCGATACCGCTCCGGACTTCATTGCAGTCGCTCAAGCCATGCGCGTCGCACGAGGCCTCGATCGCGTGGCGGACCAGCAGATTCGCGACGTCGTTTCTGGCGGAGCCCGGGCCATGGTACTCAGCGCGTTCGACGTCGACCCGCTATCCGACGAATTCGAATCGCTTCGGCTTGAATTCCTGGAGCGCTATCAAGCCCACTGCGCGGTAGAAAGTCGGCTGTACGATGGGATGTCAGAGCTGCTGGACGAGATTGAAAAGGCCAACCTGATCTGGGGGGTAGTCACCAACAAGCCAGTCCGCTATGCCGAGCCGATCATGCAGCAGCTGGGCCTGGCATCGCGCTCCGCCGTGCTGGTGTGCCCCGATCATGTGAGCAAGAGCAAACCCGATCCGGAGCCGATGTTGCTGGCGTGCAGCCAGCTGGATCTGGATCCCGCGACCGTTCTCTTCGTCGGGGACGATCTACGCGATATCGAGTCGGGGCGCGCCGCAGGCAGCCGCACAGCCGCGGTGCGCTATGGCTATATCCATCCCGAAGACGATCCAGATACATGGGGTGCAGACGTTGTCGTCGATCACCCCCTCGAGCTGCGCAGCCTGCTCAATCGCGCGGCCTGGACCCGCTGA
- the ubiG gene encoding bifunctional 2-polyprenyl-6-hydroxyphenol methylase/3-demethylubiquinol 3-O-methyltransferase UbiG produces MSNVDHAEIAKFEALAHRWWDRESEFKPLHEINPLRVNWIDEHVSLAGKKVLDVGCGGGILSEAMAQRGATVSGIDMGEAPLAVARLHLLESGLEIDYRQITAEALAEESPGQFDVVTCLEMLEHVPDPASVIRACHALVKPGGQVFFSTINRNPKAYALAIVGAEYVLKLLPRGTHDYRKFIRPSELGAWSRQAGLAVNDVIGLTYNPLTKHYKLSPDVDVNYMIQTLREA; encoded by the coding sequence ATGAGCAACGTCGACCACGCTGAAATCGCCAAATTCGAAGCGCTCGCCCACCGCTGGTGGGACCGCGAAAGCGAATTCAAACCGCTGCATGAAATCAACCCGCTCCGAGTCAACTGGATCGACGAACACGTATCGCTGGCTGGCAAGAAGGTACTGGACGTAGGGTGCGGAGGCGGCATTCTCAGTGAGGCCATGGCCCAGCGCGGCGCCACCGTAAGCGGCATCGACATGGGCGAAGCCCCTCTCGCCGTTGCCCGGCTGCACTTATTGGAGTCAGGCCTGGAAATCGATTATCGGCAGATCACCGCCGAGGCATTGGCCGAGGAGTCGCCGGGGCAGTTCGACGTGGTGACATGTCTGGAGATGCTTGAACACGTGCCCGATCCGGCCTCGGTAATACGCGCATGCCACGCCTTGGTGAAGCCTGGCGGTCAGGTGTTCTTTTCGACGATCAACCGTAATCCGAAAGCTTATGCGCTCGCCATCGTCGGTGCGGAGTATGTGTTGAAGCTACTACCCAGGGGCACCCATGATTACCGCAAGTTCATCCGGCCTTCGGAGCTGGGTGCCTGGAGCCGTCAAGCCGGGCTTGCTGTCAATGATGTTATCGGGCTGACGTATAACCCGCTGACCAAGCACTACAAGCTGTCGCCGGACGTAGATGTCAACTACATGATTCAAACGCTTCGGGAGGCCTAA